The following nucleotide sequence is from Deltaproteobacteria bacterium HGW-Deltaproteobacteria-6.
GGAATCTCACATGTTTTTTGTGGCATCATATTTCTTGGTATTTTTATTTTTGCCGGAATCCAGGCTGGAGAAGCCGCCCGGCCCGCGGATGTGACGCAGGCAAATCAAAAAGAGCGCGGCACAGACAATAATCGATATAATATTCAGGCGCTGGATTTAACGCAGGCGGACCGGAAAGAGGTAACCGTAAGAGTAGCGGCCGCCGACGCCGAATGGAAAAATTCCGGGGTGTTGGTCAGGAAAGGAATAAAATATAAAATTTCCGCCAGCGGCAATTGGTCTCTGGGTCCGATCTGCGGGGTTACCGGTCCGGATGGCGTCGGAAACTCCGCCATTTGCGGCGGGGTGATTGTAAAGGGAAGCGGTTCGCTGCTCGTCGGTAAAATCGGGGAAGAGGGCGACCCGTTTGCCATCGGCAGCGGCATTCAGTTGACGGCCGAGGAAGATGGTGTTCTTTTCTTCAACGTTAATGGCGGACTGAAGGTATTCTGCAGCGGTCAGGTCAAAGTGACGACGGCGGTGCTCAGTCCGCCGCCTGAACCGGTGGTGGCACATTCGCGTAAATCAGATATCGACGAACTGCCCGCAATTAAAACCAAACCCAATAAAAATGCCTATGCCATTGTCATCGGCATCGAACAATATCGTCAAAAGCTGCCCAGGGCCGATTTTGCGGTAAGTGATGCAAAGCTGATGAGTGAGTACCTGATCAAGGTTATGGGCTACCCGGAAGAAAATGTTGTAGTGCTCGTCAACGATCATGCCGCCCTGGGCGATTTTGTGAAATATTTTGAAAAATGGCTGCCGAACAATGTGGAAAAGGGCGGCACTGTTTTGGTTTACTATTCCGGACACGGCGCGCCTTCTCCCAAAACGGGAGATGCTTACCTTGTTCCTTATGACGGCGACCCGTCCTTTATAGCCGAGACGGGGTACTCATTACAAAGAATGTATGAAGCTCTGGGAAAACTTCCGGCCAAAGAAATTGTTGTTGCTCTGGATTCCTGCTTCTCGGGAGCAGGCGGCCGGTCGGTCATTGCCAGGGGCATGCGGCCCCTGGTCATGAATCTTCAGGGCGGTCTGCCTCTTTCCCGAAACATAACCGTTTTGTCCGCCTCGGCAGGCGATCAAATCAGTGCCACGTACGATGAAAAAGGGCACGGTCTCTTTACTTACTTCCTGCTTAAGGGCATCAGGAATGAGGATGTTGTAAGGCCGGATGGTTCCATCAAAATGGATGACCTGTTTGGTTACATCAAACCCCAGGTGGAGCGCATTGCCCGGAAACAATACAACAACGAACAGACACCGCAGTTGATGGGTGCAAAAAAGAATTAAGGAACCGGCAATGAAAAGAATTCTCACATTATGTTTTGTATTATTCCTTATTCCTTTTGTCAGCCTCGCGGCGGAAAAACCGGTCTGGGTTACTGCGGAAGGAGAAGCGCTGCAGGGAGAGCTGGATACATTAAAAGAAATCAAGGCCAGAGCCAGACGGGACGCCCAGAACAAGGCCGTGGAAATGGCGGTGGGAACGTTCATTAAATCGCACACGCTGGTCTCCAACAGCCAGGTGGCTGAGGATCTGATTTATGCCGCCGTGCGGGGGAAAATTACCAAAGAAAAAACAATTACCGCTGATTGGGACGCTCAAAACCGGCATCTGTACAAAATCACAATCAAAGCTCTGGTCGAACCGGTTTATCCCGAAAAGGGCGGCGGCCTCTTTGCTAAGCTCCATCTTTCCAAAACCGACCTTAAAGAAGGCGATGAGGTAAAAATCTTCTATTCCGTCAGTGAAGATGCTTACGTCTATATCTTCTCCATTGCCGCCGATGGTTCCGTAACGCTGCTTTTGCCCAACGCGAATATGCCTGACAATCATACCCGGGCGGGCAGGGCATATCAGTTCCCTCCGGCAGACAACCGCATTCAGTTAAAGGCCATGTTTTTGCCTGATTACAAGGGCGCTTTTGCCGAGGAGAGAATAAAGATCGTTGCAACACGAAAAAAAGAACCGCTGCTTCCTTTAGGTTTCAAAGAAGGCGTTTTTCATGTATATGATGAAAAGTCGACTGGAATGATCGGCGACCTTATCCGCAGATTGAACCAGATGGACCTGGCGGACTGGGCGGAAGCGGCGGCGGTTTATCGGCTTAAAAAATAGATGGGAGACGACCATGAAAAAAATTTGGATTGTATTGATGGTATGGTTTATGGTGGTATCGGCTGGCAGTGCTATGGCCCAGTTCAAG
It contains:
- a CDS encoding peptidase C14, whose product is MEKLFRACSGISHVFCGIIFLGIFIFAGIQAGEAARPADVTQANQKERGTDNNRYNIQALDLTQADRKEVTVRVAAADAEWKNSGVLVRKGIKYKISASGNWSLGPICGVTGPDGVGNSAICGGVIVKGSGSLLVGKIGEEGDPFAIGSGIQLTAEEDGVLFFNVNGGLKVFCSGQVKVTTAVLSPPPEPVVAHSRKSDIDELPAIKTKPNKNAYAIVIGIEQYRQKLPRADFAVSDAKLMSEYLIKVMGYPEENVVVLVNDHAALGDFVKYFEKWLPNNVEKGGTVLVYYSGHGAPSPKTGDAYLVPYDGDPSFIAETGYSLQRMYEALGKLPAKEIVVALDSCFSGAGGRSVIARGMRPLVMNLQGGLPLSRNITVLSASAGDQISATYDEKGHGLFTYFLLKGIRNEDVVRPDGSIKMDDLFGYIKPQVERIARKQYNNEQTPQLMGAKKN